In Myxocyprinus asiaticus isolate MX2 ecotype Aquarium Trade chromosome 32, UBuf_Myxa_2, whole genome shotgun sequence, one genomic interval encodes:
- the sost gene encoding sclerostin, with the protein MQVSLALVHYGARLLLLLLLLQQGCFTAAQGWRVFKNDATEIIPEYMEDTQRPEEQIQLSNNNTLNRAKNGGRRSSANSRTYGASELSCRELRSTRYITDGSCRSAKPVKELVCSGQCLPAHLMPNSILRGKWWRSSSSDYRCIPAHSRTQRIQLQCPNGPNRTYKIRVVTSCKCKRYTRHHNQSDAKELSSQKPRRNKKHTRIPQGRGRSKMPTVNSNSY; encoded by the exons ATGCAGGTGTCACTGGCGCTCGTGCACTACGGCGCGcggctgctgttgctgctgctgctgcttcaaCAGGGATGCTTCACAGCGGCGCAAGGATGGAGGGTTTTTAAAAATGATGCTACAGAAATTATACCAGAATACATGGAGGACACGCAGCGACCCGAAGAGCAGATACAACTTTCTAACAATAACACACTGAACCGGGCTAAGAACGGGGGAAGGAGGTCATCAGCAAACTCACGTACTTATG GAGCCTCTGAACTGAGTTGTCGGGAGCTGCGTTCAACTCGCTACATTACAGATGGATCTTGCCGCAGTGCCAAGCCAGTGAAGGAACTGGTGTGTTCTGGTCAATGTCTTCCAGCTCATCTAATGCCAAATTCAATTCTAAGGGGAAAATGGTGGAGAAGCAGTTCCTCTGATTACCGTTGCATCCCTGCTCACTCTCGCACCCAGAGGATACAGCTCCAGTGTCCAAACGGACCAAACCGGACATACAAAATCCGAGTGGTCACCTCTTGCAAGTGCAAACGCTACACTCGCCATCACAACCAGTCAGATGCCAAGGAGTTGTCATCCCAGAAGCCACGACGCAATAAGAAGCACACACGCATTCCGCAGGGGCGAGGCCGTAGCAAAATGCCCACAGTCAACAGCAATTCCTACTGA